In Geotalea uraniireducens, one genomic interval encodes:
- a CDS encoding bacteriohemerythrin has protein sequence MGTEYLALGIEMIDKQHAELFKRLEMLLDACVNGSCREEAVRMLKFLNSYVDIHFAAEEELMREYDHPEYRYHRFQHDDFLRHLDYVKRDIDARGITTDLVLHINQMLIDWLKQHILEVDKAMTDYLKSRLAAQPAG, from the coding sequence ATGGGTACGGAATATCTGGCACTTGGGATCGAAATGATCGACAAACAGCACGCGGAACTGTTTAAAAGGCTGGAAATGCTGCTGGACGCGTGCGTCAACGGGAGCTGCCGGGAGGAAGCCGTCAGGATGCTGAAATTTCTGAACAGCTACGTCGATATTCATTTCGCCGCCGAGGAGGAGTTAATGCGGGAGTACGACCATCCCGAGTACCGTTATCATCGCTTCCAGCACGACGATTTTCTCCGCCACCTCGACTATGTCAAGCGCGACATCGATGCCCGGGGGATCACTACCGACCTGGTCCTTCATATCAACCAGATGCTGATCGATTGGCTCAAACAGCATATCCTTGAAGTCGACAAGGCGATGACCGATTACCTGAAAAGCCGGCTCGCGGCGCAACCGGCCGGCTGA
- a CDS encoding protein-L-isoaspartate(D-aspartate) O-methyltransferase encodes MHELAVLRDTMIEEQLKWRGIRDPAVLAAMREIPREEFVPPELATIAYADRPLPIGEEQTISQPYIVAYMTEALELTAGDRVLEIGTGSGYAAAVLSRIAGQVYTIERLAELARTARNRLERLGYRNIVVHLGDGTLGWPDHAPYEAIVVTAGAPDIPRPLLEQLAEGGRLVIPVGPHPSFQTLVRIRRLGTDEYRREELLDVRFVPLIGSAGWEFP; translated from the coding sequence ATGCACGAGTTGGCCGTCCTGCGCGACACCATGATCGAAGAGCAGCTGAAGTGGCGGGGCATCCGCGACCCGGCAGTGCTGGCGGCAATGCGGGAAATCCCCCGCGAGGAATTCGTCCCTCCGGAACTGGCGACCATCGCCTATGCGGACCGGCCATTGCCGATCGGCGAAGAGCAGACCATCTCCCAGCCGTACATCGTCGCCTACATGACCGAGGCTCTGGAGCTGACCGCCGGCGACCGGGTACTCGAAATAGGCACCGGCTCGGGATACGCTGCCGCCGTGCTCAGCCGGATCGCCGGGCAGGTCTATACTATCGAGCGGCTGGCGGAACTAGCCCGGACTGCCCGCAACCGGCTCGAACGGCTCGGCTATCGCAACATCGTCGTTCATCTCGGCGACGGGACCCTCGGCTGGCCCGACCATGCCCCCTACGAGGCGATCGTCGTCACCGCCGGGGCACCGGATATCCCCCGGCCGCTCCTTGAGCAGCTTGCCGAAGGGGGAAGACTGGTCATTCCCGTCGGACCCCATCCAAGTTTCCAGACCCTGGTCCGAATTCGCCGGCTGGGAACGGACGAATACCGACGCGAGGAGCTCCTCGACGTCAGATTCGTCCCGCTGATCGGCAGCGCCGGCTGGGAGTTCCCCTGA
- a CDS encoding FxLYD domain-containing protein gives MVRWLIFAALFLLTTTACTVYRKELDTNPAFAPHHFRYFDLAVDWRAERTAEGVRLSGTVTNRRDYYLRFLELTARLLDQGGTIVARGSFSDFPTYLPPGKSEPFQLVVPLPAGTTAARVHFTYVYWLVEAPPAFRGESDKPEFGSFVSPL, from the coding sequence ATGGTCCGATGGCTGATTTTCGCCGCCCTGTTCCTGCTGACCACCACCGCCTGCACTGTGTACCGGAAAGAACTCGACACCAACCCGGCCTTTGCCCCCCATCATTTCCGCTATTTCGATCTGGCGGTCGACTGGCGGGCCGAACGGACGGCCGAGGGCGTGCGTTTGAGCGGAACGGTAACCAACCGGCGCGACTATTACCTGCGGTTCCTGGAGCTGACTGCCCGGCTGCTCGATCAGGGAGGGACGATCGTCGCCCGGGGGAGCTTCTCCGACTTCCCCACCTATCTGCCGCCCGGGAAAAGCGAACCGTTCCAGTTGGTGGTGCCCCTTCCCGCCGGAACGACCGCGGCGCGGGTCCATTTCACCTATGTCTACTGGCTGGTTGAGGCACCACCGGCATTCAGAGGGGAGAGCGACAAGCCGGAGTTCGGCAGCTTCGTCTCACCGCTGTGA
- a CDS encoding HDIG domain-containing metalloprotein: protein MNGPTRDEAWHLLTSYVTSDNLRRHALAVEAVMRHLAKKRGEDQELWGVIGLVHDIDYEQHPDEHCGHAPEILRQAGWPEAHIRAVVSHGWGICSDVEPQSALEKALYAIDELTGLVAAAALVRPSKSVLDLPVKSVTKKWKDKVFAAGVDRSIIERGAAMLGVELNDLIADTIDGMRTAAADIGLEGTPTG, encoded by the coding sequence ATGAACGGACCGACCCGCGATGAAGCATGGCACCTCCTCACCAGTTACGTAACGAGCGACAACCTTCGACGGCATGCCCTGGCCGTTGAGGCAGTGATGCGCCACCTGGCGAAAAAACGTGGCGAAGACCAGGAACTCTGGGGAGTGATCGGCCTGGTCCACGATATCGACTACGAACAGCATCCGGACGAGCATTGCGGGCATGCCCCGGAAATCCTCCGCCAGGCAGGATGGCCGGAAGCGCATATCCGGGCGGTAGTTTCCCACGGCTGGGGAATTTGCAGCGACGTAGAGCCGCAATCGGCGTTGGAAAAGGCCCTCTATGCCATCGACGAACTGACCGGTCTGGTCGCCGCCGCGGCCTTGGTGCGGCCGTCGAAGAGCGTCCTCGACCTGCCGGTGAAGAGCGTGACCAAGAAGTGGAAGGACAAGGTATTCGCCGCAGGTGTCGACCGGTCGATCATCGAACGGGGAGCGGCAATGCTCGGTGTTGAACTGAACGACTTGATTGCCGACACCATCGACGGGATGCGAACGGCAGCCGCTGACATCGGCCTGGAAGGCACCCCGACGGGTTAG
- a CDS encoding transglutaminase-like domain-containing protein, whose amino-acid sequence MEQYLAVSEIIDWQHPEILALAAELATNAPSPAAVAERCFTWVRDSIRHSWDYQLNPVTCSSSEVLRHRTGYCYAKSHLLAALLRANRLPAGFCYQRLSLGGSGPPYCLHGLNAVYLPKHGWYRIDARGNKEGIDAGFTPPVERLAFAIGDWPEGDLPEIWPAPLPCVVAALRRYRDVRELYDNLPDIELVTVSPR is encoded by the coding sequence GTGGAGCAGTATCTGGCAGTAAGTGAAATCATCGACTGGCAGCATCCGGAAATCCTGGCTCTGGCGGCGGAGCTTGCCACCAATGCCCCTTCGCCGGCCGCGGTGGCGGAGCGCTGCTTCACCTGGGTGCGGGACAGCATTCGCCATAGCTGGGATTACCAGCTCAATCCCGTTACCTGCAGTTCCTCCGAGGTGCTGCGCCACCGGACCGGCTACTGCTATGCCAAAAGTCATCTTCTCGCGGCGCTCTTGCGGGCGAACCGGTTGCCGGCCGGTTTCTGCTATCAGCGGTTGAGTCTCGGGGGGAGCGGCCCGCCGTATTGCCTCCACGGCTTGAATGCCGTCTACCTGCCGAAGCATGGCTGGTACCGGATCGATGCCCGGGGGAACAAGGAGGGGATTGACGCCGGCTTCACTCCGCCGGTTGAACGGCTTGCCTTCGCAATCGGCGACTGGCCGGAGGGCGATCTGCCGGAAATCTGGCCCGCGCCGCTCCCCTGCGTGGTGGCCGCCCTGCGCCGCTACCGCGATGTCCGCGAGCTGTACGATAATCTCCCCGACATTGAGCTGGTGACTGTCTCGCCCCGCTAA
- a CDS encoding DHA2 family efflux MFS transporter permease subunit yields MNSVGEEWRPSVNPWIIAAAVMLATFMEVLDTTIVSVALPHIAGSLSATTDEATWTLTSYLVSNAIILPASGWLAKYLGRKRFLIGCIVLFTTSSLLCGLATSMGILILARVIQGVGGGALQPISQAILLESFPPEQRGMAMAAFALGVVVAPILGPTLGGWLTDNYSWRWAFYINVPVGILAAMMIRAFIEDPPYIRAARPGRIDGIGFGLMAVALATLQIILDRGQQDDWFAADWIRWFAVISLVSLIVFIVRELLVAEPIVNLRVLQDRNFAMGIVLITMVGVALYSAITLLPIFLQTLMGYSALQSGMVVGPRGLGALLTMPVVGFLTGKVDFRKLIGVGFIIVAFSLWWFGAINLEIAMRNLIWPSILTGVGLAMIFVPLSAVAMGTLPQMEIGNASGIFNLMRNVGGSVGISAVTTMLTRDAQTHQANMVAHLTPGDLAFGLRSQALQRYLAGHADQADAARQAQGVIYGELQRQSTLWAFVDNFRMLALICLVCAGTVFFFKRVKGKRAGPAH; encoded by the coding sequence ATGAACAGTGTCGGCGAGGAGTGGCGGCCGAGCGTCAACCCCTGGATCATTGCCGCTGCAGTGATGCTGGCCACCTTCATGGAGGTGCTCGACACCACCATTGTCTCGGTGGCGCTTCCCCATATCGCCGGCAGTCTCTCCGCGACCACCGACGAGGCCACCTGGACCCTGACCAGCTATCTGGTCTCCAATGCCATCATTCTGCCGGCCAGCGGCTGGCTTGCCAAGTATCTCGGCCGCAAGCGCTTCCTCATCGGCTGCATAGTGCTTTTTACCACTTCGTCGCTCCTCTGCGGTCTTGCTACCTCGATGGGGATTCTGATCCTCGCCCGGGTCATCCAGGGGGTCGGTGGCGGGGCGCTGCAACCGATTTCCCAGGCGATCCTTCTGGAAAGCTTCCCGCCGGAGCAACGGGGAATGGCCATGGCGGCCTTCGCCCTCGGCGTGGTGGTCGCGCCGATTCTCGGCCCGACCCTCGGCGGCTGGCTGACGGACAATTACTCTTGGCGATGGGCCTTCTATATCAATGTCCCGGTGGGGATCCTGGCCGCGATGATGATTCGGGCCTTCATCGAGGATCCTCCTTATATCCGGGCGGCCCGGCCAGGGCGGATCGACGGGATTGGCTTCGGCTTGATGGCGGTGGCGCTGGCTACCCTGCAGATCATCCTCGACCGGGGGCAGCAGGACGACTGGTTTGCCGCCGACTGGATCCGCTGGTTCGCTGTCATCAGCCTCGTCTCGCTGATCGTCTTTATCGTCCGCGAGTTGCTGGTGGCGGAGCCGATCGTCAATCTCCGGGTGCTTCAGGACCGGAATTTTGCCATGGGGATCGTCTTGATCACCATGGTCGGGGTGGCCCTCTACAGCGCCATTACCCTGCTGCCGATCTTTCTCCAGACCTTGATGGGGTATTCGGCGCTGCAGAGCGGCATGGTGGTCGGGCCACGTGGCCTCGGCGCCCTGCTGACCATGCCGGTGGTCGGTTTCCTTACCGGCAAGGTCGACTTCCGCAAGCTGATCGGCGTCGGCTTTATCATTGTCGCTTTCTCCCTCTGGTGGTTCGGTGCCATCAACCTGGAGATCGCCATGCGCAACCTGATCTGGCCGAGTATTCTGACCGGAGTGGGGTTGGCGATGATCTTCGTTCCCCTCTCTGCCGTAGCGATGGGGACGCTTCCCCAGATGGAGATCGGCAACGCCAGCGGCATCTTCAATCTGATGCGTAACGTCGGCGGCAGTGTCGGTATTTCCGCAGTTACCACCATGCTGACCCGGGACGCCCAGACTCACCAAGCCAATATGGTTGCCCATCTGACCCCCGGCGATCTCGCCTTCGGTCTTCGCAGCCAGGCGCTGCAACGTTATCTTGCCGGCCATGCCGATCAGGCTGATGCGGCCCGTCAGGCTCAGGGAGTCATCTACGGCGAGCTGCAGCGGCAGTCCACTCTGTGGGCTTTCGTCGACAATTTCCGAATGCTGGCGCTGATCTGTCTCGTCTGTGCCGGGACGGTCTTCTTTTTCAAACGGGTAAAAGGGAAGAGGGCCGGCCCGGCCCATTGA
- a CDS encoding SdpI family protein, which translates to MTTQPFSLPALLIAVAAIPLIGGMVPPNRWYGIRTARTLADRRVWYRANRFGGWAFLLASVVYLLVAVICPTAGAHDADFSRWLLHLAAFALPLLAGAIATGRHIRQL; encoded by the coding sequence ATGACCACGCAACCATTCTCTTTGCCGGCGCTCTTGATCGCGGTGGCGGCGATCCCCCTGATCGGTGGGATGGTTCCGCCGAACCGCTGGTACGGCATCAGAACGGCGAGAACGTTGGCCGATCGGCGGGTCTGGTATCGAGCGAACAGGTTTGGCGGCTGGGCGTTCCTGCTGGCGAGCGTCGTCTATCTGCTGGTGGCGGTGATTTGCCCGACGGCGGGAGCCCACGATGCCGATTTTTCCCGCTGGCTGCTTCACCTTGCCGCTTTCGCGCTGCCGTTGCTCGCCGGGGCGATCGCGACCGGCCGGCATATCCGGCAGCTTTGA
- a CDS encoding pentapeptide repeat-containing protein has protein sequence MKSVCCRLLVIILVGTAALAAPAVARAAATTAVPAGKGNEALETEKLAQEVANLKLQNDSLRSPWTKLSANAAFMTAVVALLGVFVTIRKQQTENRRQRELDREQRERDREQRGREEQQEIDRKFASILADLGAEREAIQAGAAVSIVTFLEPEYRRLHEQIFAVLLANLKIAHSEAVNQLIVAAFEKAVRQKLARTTEAAEPFVPDFARATLNQADLADLDLTGADLGFTQLRLANLSGAVLFRVRGYEVNLEKARLSRANLNEARLQHAHLNDAYLHECNLVAADLKGAELRGAEFQQAKLQAAHLEGADLTGARFEQANVSDAYFLGAKFDARALKSLSRAVNWQKAHLDGPVREQLEELARG, from the coding sequence ATGAAGAGCGTTTGCTGCCGGTTGCTGGTCATTATCCTGGTGGGGACCGCGGCCCTTGCTGCGCCGGCAGTGGCGCGCGCCGCAGCGACGACTGCGGTGCCGGCGGGAAAGGGCAACGAGGCGCTGGAGACCGAGAAGCTCGCCCAGGAGGTGGCCAACCTCAAACTGCAGAACGACAGCCTCAGGAGCCCCTGGACGAAGCTCTCGGCCAACGCCGCTTTCATGACCGCGGTGGTGGCGCTGTTGGGAGTCTTTGTCACCATTCGCAAGCAGCAGACCGAGAACCGCCGGCAGCGGGAGCTGGATCGGGAGCAGCGGGAGCGGGACCGTGAGCAGCGGGGACGGGAAGAGCAGCAGGAGATCGACCGGAAATTCGCTTCAATCCTGGCCGATCTCGGCGCCGAACGCGAGGCCATCCAGGCGGGCGCCGCTGTCTCCATCGTCACCTTTCTGGAGCCCGAATATCGGCGGCTGCATGAACAGATCTTCGCCGTGCTGCTGGCCAACCTGAAGATCGCCCACAGCGAGGCGGTCAACCAGCTGATCGTCGCCGCCTTCGAGAAGGCGGTGCGACAGAAGCTCGCCCGGACGACGGAGGCGGCTGAGCCGTTCGTGCCGGACTTTGCCCGGGCTACCCTCAACCAGGCCGATCTGGCGGACCTGGATCTGACCGGCGCCGATCTGGGGTTCACCCAACTGCGACTGGCGAATCTGAGCGGGGCGGTGCTGTTTCGGGTACGGGGGTACGAGGTCAACCTGGAAAAAGCGCGCCTGTCGCGCGCCAACCTCAACGAAGCGCGGTTGCAGCATGCTCACCTGAACGATGCCTATCTCCACGAATGCAACCTGGTGGCGGCGGACCTGAAGGGAGCGGAATTGCGGGGGGCCGAGTTCCAGCAGGCGAAGTTGCAGGCGGCGCACCTGGAAGGAGCCGATCTTACCGGCGCCCGGTTCGAACAGGCCAACGTCAGTGACGCCTATTTCCTCGGGGCGAAGTTCGATGCCCGGGCCCTGAAAAGCCTGAGCCGGGCGGTGAACTGGCAGAAGGCCCACTTGGATGGGCCGGTGAGAGAACAACTGGAGGAGTTGGCCCGCGGCTAA
- the polX gene encoding DNA polymerase/3'-5' exonuclease PolX translates to MKNFELARIFTEMGDILEIKGDNPFKIRAYRRAALNLEGLAQSVETLSDAELREIPGIGEELAAKIEEYCATGSVHAHEKLQEALPPGLLDILAIPGLGPKTVKLLYDQAGVTDLDGLERAANDGKLLGIPGIRAKTVENILKGIATVRRGRERRPLGLVLPLARELMAALQKQAPIERLELAGSIRRRRETVKDIDLVATTAEPERLMEAFVRLPLVTDVVMHGPTRSSVTIRDGINVDLRVVAGESFGAALAYLTGSKGHNIRLRDLAVRRGLKINEYGIFREPGGERLGGAAEEDVYRLLELPFVPPELREDGGEVEAALAGQLPQLVTTADIRGELHAHSRWSDGAHSLDELVAAARARGLSYLALTDHSRGLGVANGLTPERLREQRQEVAALNGRLTGFTILHGTEMDIRGDGSLDFPDEVLAELDLVIASIHSGFRQSREQLTGRVCAAMRNPYVDIIAHPTGRLLDERDPYEIDLAEVVRVARETGTALEINAYPLRLDLADVWARRAKDAGVMLAINTDVHVLSQFETLDYGVAVARRGWLEKGDILNCLDLAALRAWLAAKRRQAKG, encoded by the coding sequence GTGAAGAATTTCGAACTTGCCCGCATCTTTACCGAGATGGGCGACATTCTGGAAATCAAGGGGGATAACCCCTTCAAGATCAGGGCCTACCGGCGGGCCGCCCTGAACCTGGAAGGACTGGCCCAGAGCGTGGAGACCCTTTCCGACGCCGAACTGCGGGAAATCCCCGGCATCGGCGAGGAACTGGCCGCCAAGATCGAGGAATACTGTGCCACCGGCAGCGTTCATGCCCACGAGAAGCTGCAGGAGGCGCTGCCGCCGGGGCTGCTGGATATCCTCGCCATCCCCGGGCTCGGGCCCAAGACGGTGAAGCTCCTCTACGATCAGGCGGGGGTGACCGATCTCGACGGGCTGGAGCGGGCTGCCAACGACGGGAAACTGCTCGGGATCCCCGGCATCAGGGCCAAGACGGTGGAAAACATCCTCAAGGGGATCGCTACGGTACGGCGGGGACGGGAGCGGCGGCCGCTCGGGCTGGTACTGCCGCTGGCCCGGGAGCTGATGGCGGCATTGCAAAAGCAGGCCCCGATCGAGCGGCTTGAACTGGCCGGCAGCATCCGCCGGCGGCGGGAGACGGTGAAGGATATCGATCTCGTTGCGACGACGGCGGAGCCGGAACGGCTGATGGAGGCCTTCGTCCGGCTCCCGCTGGTGACGGATGTGGTGATGCACGGCCCGACCCGCTCCAGCGTCACCATCCGCGACGGCATCAACGTCGACCTGCGGGTGGTCGCGGGGGAATCGTTCGGGGCGGCGCTGGCCTACCTCACCGGCAGCAAGGGGCACAACATCCGCCTGCGCGACCTGGCGGTGCGCCGGGGGCTGAAGATCAACGAGTACGGCATCTTCCGCGAACCGGGCGGCGAGCGGCTCGGCGGCGCGGCGGAAGAGGACGTCTACCGGCTGCTGGAACTCCCGTTCGTCCCGCCGGAGCTGCGCGAGGATGGTGGGGAGGTGGAAGCGGCCCTGGCGGGGCAGCTGCCGCAGCTGGTCACCACCGCCGACATCCGCGGCGAGCTCCATGCCCACTCCCGCTGGAGCGACGGCGCCCACTCCCTCGACGAACTGGTCGCCGCCGCCCGGGCCCGCGGCCTCTCCTATCTGGCGCTCACCGATCACTCCCGGGGGCTGGGGGTGGCGAACGGCCTCACGCCGGAGCGCCTGCGCGAGCAGCGGCAGGAGGTGGCGGCGCTGAACGGGCGGCTGACCGGCTTCACCATCCTCCACGGCACCGAGATGGATATCCGCGGCGACGGCAGCCTCGATTTCCCGGACGAGGTCCTGGCGGAGCTCGACCTCGTCATCGCCTCGATCCATTCGGGCTTCCGCCAGTCGCGGGAGCAGCTGACCGGCCGGGTTTGCGCCGCCATGCGCAACCCCTACGTCGATATCATCGCCCATCCCACCGGCCGGTTGCTCGACGAGCGGGACCCCTACGAGATCGATCTCGCGGAGGTGGTGCGGGTGGCGCGGGAAACCGGGACCGCGCTGGAGATCAACGCCTATCCGCTCCGGCTCGATCTTGCCGACGTCTGGGCCCGGCGGGCGAAAGACGCCGGGGTGATGCTGGCGATCAATACCGACGTCCATGTCCTGAGCCAGTTCGAGACCCTCGATTACGGGGTGGCCGTGGCCCGACGGGGGTGGCTCGAAAAAGGGGATATCCTCAACTGTCTCGATCTTGCCGCGCTTCGCGCCTGGCTGGCCGCCAAACGTCGGCAGGCAAAGGGCTGA
- a CDS encoding B12-binding domain-containing radical SAM protein, with product MRVLLIQPPSHDPFADQFFLFEPLALEYLGAGLRLDGHEVELLDARLEPDIAAACRRFQPDLVGLTGYTSHLTIVKGIAARLKNDRPELFVVVGGHHATVRPTDFNDPAIDAVVIGEGVFTLREIARAVTAGTPLLAIPGLALPDPAGMRFSEPRPYTDLNDLPVPDRTLTARHRSRYFSEWFKPLASVRTSLGCTARCTFCALWSITGGKYLRRAPEAVVEELKTIAEPNVFFCDDESMCDVKRMDRLAGLIEAAGIKKNYFLYGRVDTIVRHPELFARWAKIGLAQVFVGMEDYSDERLRAMNKEITIAQQARAVQILDELGIMMYASYMVDPAYSAADFRNLLAHVRRMKHTYATFTVMTPLPGTRLHAEREAELLSRKPELYDMIHALLPTTLPLPVFYDELAKLWAKAVPFHRVIPTLARFGPWGMLQRLRMLGPALSRIRTAHQHYD from the coding sequence ATGCGTGTACTCCTCATCCAACCACCCAGCCACGACCCTTTTGCCGATCAGTTCTTTCTCTTCGAACCGCTGGCCCTGGAGTACCTGGGCGCCGGCCTGCGGCTGGACGGCCACGAGGTGGAACTCCTCGACGCCCGGCTGGAGCCGGACATCGCCGCCGCCTGCCGCCGTTTCCAGCCCGACCTGGTGGGGCTGACCGGCTACACCAGCCACCTCACCATCGTCAAGGGGATCGCCGCCCGCCTGAAAAACGACCGGCCCGAGCTGTTCGTGGTCGTCGGCGGGCACCACGCCACGGTCCGGCCGACCGACTTCAACGACCCGGCCATCGATGCAGTGGTGATCGGCGAAGGGGTCTTCACCCTCCGCGAGATCGCCCGGGCGGTGACCGCCGGCACGCCGCTTCTGGCGATCCCCGGGCTCGCTCTCCCCGACCCCGCCGGGATGCGGTTCAGCGAGCCGCGACCCTACACCGATCTCAACGACCTGCCGGTCCCCGACCGCACCCTGACCGCTCGCCACCGCAGCCGCTATTTCAGCGAGTGGTTCAAGCCGCTCGCCTCGGTGCGCACCTCGCTCGGCTGTACCGCCCGCTGCACCTTCTGCGCGCTCTGGTCGATCACCGGCGGCAAATACCTCCGCCGGGCACCGGAAGCGGTGGTCGAGGAGCTGAAGACGATTGCCGAGCCGAACGTCTTTTTCTGCGACGACGAGTCGATGTGCGATGTGAAGCGGATGGACCGGCTGGCCGGGTTGATCGAGGCGGCGGGCATCAAGAAGAACTACTTCCTCTACGGCCGGGTCGATACCATCGTCCGGCACCCGGAACTGTTCGCCCGCTGGGCGAAGATCGGCCTCGCCCAGGTGTTCGTCGGCATGGAGGATTACTCGGACGAGCGGCTCCGGGCAATGAACAAGGAGATTACCATCGCCCAGCAGGCCCGGGCGGTACAGATCCTCGACGAACTCGGGATCATGATGTACGCCTCCTACATGGTCGACCCGGCTTACAGCGCCGCGGATTTCCGCAACCTGCTCGCCCACGTCCGGCGCATGAAGCACACCTACGCCACCTTCACCGTCATGACCCCCCTCCCCGGCACCCGGCTCCACGCCGAGCGCGAGGCGGAGCTGTTGAGCCGCAAGCCGGAGCTCTACGACATGATCCACGCCCTGCTCCCCACCACCCTGCCGCTGCCGGTCTTTTACGACGAACTGGCGAAACTCTGGGCCAAGGCCGTGCCGTTCCACCGGGTCATCCCGACCCTGGCCCGCTTCGGCCCGTGGGGAATGCTGCAACGACTCCGGATGCTCGGCCCGGCGCTTTCAAGGATTCGCACGGCCCATCAGCATTACGACTAG
- a CDS encoding helix-turn-helix transcriptional regulator, with protein MAKERPQLTIVNRLHVLRAERRLTQEQLAREVGVTRATVVAIEGGGYNPSLELAFRIARFFETDINAIFSIKEEQQ; from the coding sequence ATGGCCAAAGAGCGCCCCCAACTCACCATTGTCAACCGCCTGCATGTCCTGCGGGCCGAGCGGCGACTGACCCAGGAACAGCTTGCCCGGGAGGTCGGCGTTACCCGCGCCACCGTTGTGGCCATCGAAGGAGGCGGCTACAACCCCTCGCTGGAACTGGCTTTCCGGATTGCCCGCTTTTTCGAAACGGACATCAACGCGATCTTTTCGATCAAGGAGGAGCAACAATGA
- a CDS encoding multidrug effflux MFS transporter produces the protein MEMTTTAPAIQPAEMTRGQLARMVLILGALTAFSSMSIDMYLPAFPQIAGDLRVPLGTVQLSVSAFLFGSAAGQLFYGPLADRWGRRRPLLWGLALYVASTIGCATVHTGGGLLFWRVVMAVGGGAGMVISRAVVRDLYDTAEAARMFSLLMLVMGAAPILAPIFGGQLLLVTGWRGIFGFLGVFGVASIIAAALGLPESLPAERRSRRGFAEMTAIYGRLLRHRRYRRYAVALGCVAGINFAYISGAPFFFIELHGVTPQQFGLFFGANACGLIGASQVNRRLLRRFSAQRILHGAFTVNVVAALLLTGSVLSGVGGFPAQVVLIFVCLSMTGLLYPNVTALALAPFDQAAGSASALLGTIQYALGATAGVLVDLLAGGTALPMIVTMALCGGVGWLAQRLPAERGA, from the coding sequence ATGGAGATGACCACAACCGCGCCGGCCATTCAGCCGGCCGAAATGACCCGCGGCCAGCTGGCCCGCATGGTGCTGATCCTCGGCGCCTTGACCGCCTTCAGTTCGATGTCGATCGACATGTATCTCCCGGCCTTTCCGCAGATCGCCGGGGACCTCCGGGTGCCGCTCGGCACGGTGCAGCTCTCCGTCTCCGCCTTCCTGTTCGGCTCGGCGGCGGGGCAGCTGTTCTACGGGCCGCTGGCCGACCGGTGGGGACGGCGCCGGCCGCTCCTCTGGGGGCTGGCGCTCTATGTCGCCTCGACGATCGGTTGCGCCACCGTCCATACGGGTGGGGGGCTGTTGTTCTGGCGGGTGGTGATGGCGGTGGGGGGCGGGGCCGGGATGGTGATCTCCCGGGCGGTGGTCCGCGATCTCTACGATACCGCCGAGGCGGCACGGATGTTTTCGCTGTTGATGCTGGTGATGGGGGCGGCGCCGATCCTGGCGCCGATCTTCGGCGGGCAACTGCTGTTGGTCACCGGCTGGCGGGGGATTTTCGGCTTTCTCGGCGTCTTCGGCGTTGCCTCGATCATTGCTGCGGCGCTCGGGCTGCCCGAGTCGCTGCCGGCGGAGCGGCGCAGCCGGCGCGGCTTCGCCGAGATGACCGCCATTTACGGCCGGCTGCTCCGCCACCGGCGTTACCGGCGCTATGCCGTCGCCCTCGGCTGCGTCGCCGGGATCAACTTCGCCTACATCTCGGGGGCACCGTTCTTCTTCATCGAGCTGCACGGGGTCACCCCCCAGCAGTTCGGCCTCTTCTTCGGCGCCAACGCCTGCGGGCTGATCGGCGCCTCGCAGGTCAACCGCCGGCTGCTCCGCCGTTTCAGCGCCCAGCGGATCCTCCACGGGGCGTTCACCGTCAACGTGGTGGCGGCACTGCTGCTGACGGGATCGGTATTGAGCGGCGTCGGCGGCTTTCCGGCCCAGGTGGTGCTGATCTTCGTCTGCCTCAGCATGACCGGGCTGCTCTACCCGAACGTCACCGCCCTGGCCCTGGCCCCCTTCGATCAGGCGGCGGGGAGCGCTTCGGCGCTGCTCGGCACGATCCAGTATGCCCTCGGCGCCACGGCGGGGGTGCTGGTCGATCTGCTGGCCGGCGGCACGGCGCTGCCGATGATCGTCACCATGGCGCTCTGTGGCGGGGTCGGCTGGCTGGCGCAGCGGCTGCCGGCGGAGCGGGGCGCCTAG